A region from the Saccharomonospora azurea NA-128 genome encodes:
- a CDS encoding TlpA family protein disulfide reductase, producing MILAIAGIVALWPRTGDGDAADTGIASDTVRSVPRKESDAKLTELRQRAKTRPCPSPAPDAPAPAGPLVGVTAACLGTPGAVDLGATLAGKATLVNVWASWCPPCREEMPVLDEYSERPGAIPVLGVNVQEAPSDGLAFLVDVGVRYPSVHDGKRAVQDAFRAPPVLPLNYLVRPDGSVTRITNPLVFRSPDEVEEVVRRHLEREG from the coding sequence ATGATCCTGGCCATAGCCGGTATCGTCGCCCTGTGGCCGAGGACCGGCGACGGCGACGCCGCCGACACCGGCATAGCGTCGGACACCGTACGGTCGGTGCCTCGTAAGGAGAGCGACGCCAAACTCACCGAACTGCGGCAGCGCGCGAAGACGAGGCCCTGCCCGAGCCCCGCCCCCGATGCCCCCGCACCCGCGGGGCCGCTGGTCGGAGTCACCGCCGCGTGCTTGGGTACTCCTGGCGCGGTGGACCTCGGCGCGACGCTTGCCGGCAAGGCAACCCTGGTGAATGTCTGGGCATCCTGGTGTCCACCTTGCCGAGAAGAGATGCCCGTACTGGACGAGTACTCCGAGCGACCCGGCGCCATTCCGGTTCTCGGTGTCAATGTCCAGGAGGCGCCGTCGGACGGCCTCGCCTTCCTGGTCGACGTGGGCGTACGCTACCCCTCGGTACACGACGGAAAGCGTGCCGTACAGGACGCCTTCCGCGCGCCGCCGGTTCTCCCGCTGAACTACCTCGTACGACCAGACGGGTCGGTCACCAGGATCACCAACCCGCTCGTGTTCCGCAGCCCGGATGAGGTCGAGGAGGTTGTGCGGCGCCATCTAGAGCGAGAGGGATAA
- a CDS encoding MerR family transcriptional regulator: MDMTVGAAAKAAGVSAKAVRLWESKGLLPPAERTEAGYRLFSDDDVVVLRFIRQAKTLGLTLPEIKTIIDLQRDGAAPCGRVTELLDAHIAEIDRTLTELRQLRRSLATARRTAREGQRRGENAIVCRIIENHTSADDSAT, from the coding sequence ATGGACATGACCGTGGGTGCTGCGGCCAAGGCGGCAGGAGTGAGTGCGAAAGCGGTCCGGCTCTGGGAATCCAAAGGGCTCCTGCCGCCCGCCGAACGCACCGAGGCCGGCTACCGCCTGTTCAGCGACGACGACGTTGTCGTGCTGCGGTTCATCCGCCAGGCCAAAACCCTCGGACTGACACTGCCGGAGATCAAAACCATCATCGACCTGCAGCGCGACGGGGCCGCGCCGTGCGGGCGGGTCACCGAACTTCTCGACGCCCACATCGCCGAGATCGACCGCACCCTGACCGAACTGCGTCAGCTTCGCCGCTCGCTGGCCACCGCCCGCCGGACCGCCCGCGAGGGCCAGCGCCGCGGCGAGAACGCCATCGTCTGCCGCATCATCGAAAACCACACCAGCGCCGACGACAGCGCTACCTAA
- a CDS encoding M56 family metallopeptidase: MTAALTLLVGALAAGWLVPGLLHRTDLRRHDPVLLVVVWLLSMIGVLVSAAVGVVFLLLPSHGPGTAVLTAVHECWAAIQHGTPPETEKLAGLLGLALLIAFVVRLAVVFVRGLRRRARAREAHLSVLRLVARADPNSPDTLWLAHDRPLAFSMAGRPGVVVATEGLVRHLDQKAVEAVFAHERAHLAGRHHLLIAGAEALRVAIPFLPLFRDAPRALRELVELSADAVAVRRCGTAAVRSALRDVSGHDAPSTSLAMARCAVDTRIARLQVGATSPTGTRRLVSCAMAGLAAGVLPFLAGAGLLAGIALISCPPVS, from the coding sequence ATGACAGCAGCCCTCACGCTGCTGGTAGGCGCGCTCGCCGCAGGCTGGCTCGTTCCAGGACTCCTGCACCGCACTGACCTGCGGCGGCACGACCCGGTACTGCTGGTCGTGGTCTGGCTGCTGTCGATGATCGGGGTCCTTGTCAGCGCCGCCGTGGGCGTGGTCTTTCTGCTACTTCCCAGCCACGGCCCCGGCACGGCGGTACTGACGGCCGTCCACGAATGCTGGGCCGCCATCCAGCACGGCACACCACCCGAGACCGAGAAACTAGCAGGCCTGCTCGGGCTCGCCCTGCTCATCGCGTTCGTGGTCCGGCTTGCCGTTGTGTTCGTCCGCGGGCTCCGGCGACGAGCCCGCGCCCGTGAAGCACACCTGTCGGTCCTTCGTCTGGTTGCACGCGCGGACCCGAACTCACCGGACACGCTGTGGCTCGCCCACGACCGACCACTCGCGTTCAGCATGGCGGGGCGTCCCGGCGTTGTCGTCGCCACCGAAGGACTTGTTCGCCATTTGGACCAGAAAGCTGTGGAAGCTGTCTTCGCGCACGAACGTGCCCACCTCGCGGGCCGTCACCACCTGCTGATCGCCGGGGCCGAAGCACTCCGTGTAGCTATTCCTTTCCTCCCTCTCTTCCGGGATGCGCCGCGCGCTTTGCGCGAGTTGGTCGAACTCTCTGCTGACGCCGTTGCCGTACGTCGCTGCGGAACAGCAGCGGTCCGATCCGCCCTGCGGGACGTGTCCGGTCACGACGCTCCCAGCACGTCGCTCGCGATGGCCCGGTGTGCGGTGGACACGCGCATCGCTCGACTACAAGTAGGCGCTACTTCTCCAACCGGAACTCGTCGCTTGGTCTCCTGTGCGATGGCGGGACTGGCTGCCGGCGTGCTGCCGTTCCTCGCAGGAGCCGGACTTCTCGCGGGCATCGCGCTGATCAGTTGCCCCCCGGTCAGCTGA
- a CDS encoding heavy-metal-associated domain-containing protein, which translates to MDTLVLQVSGMSCGGCEQRIDAVLRRVEGVREVTADHTTGAVRVRIGPELADRGVLVERLATAGYEVVEGANQ; encoded by the coding sequence ATGGACACGTTGGTGTTGCAGGTGTCGGGGATGTCATGCGGCGGCTGTGAGCAGCGCATCGACGCGGTGCTGCGCCGCGTCGAGGGAGTGCGGGAGGTCACCGCGGATCACACCACCGGTGCGGTGCGGGTCCGCATCGGCCCGGAACTGGCCGATCGCGGTGTGCTGGTCGAGCGGCTGGCCACCGCCGGTTACGAGGTCGTCGAGGGGGCGAACCAGTGA
- a CDS encoding dienelactone hydrolase family protein yields the protein MIVLHEIFGLTSEILEVAACFAERGYVALAPDLYSGGNRIACLTLAMAESSRGRPGVFTDRLESARQWLAQRPEVDHDRLAVIGFCLGAASR from the coding sequence GTGATCGTCCTGCACGAGATCTTCGGGCTGACGTCAGAGATTCTCGAAGTTGCAGCATGCTTCGCCGAACGAGGTTACGTGGCCCTGGCCCCCGACCTGTACAGCGGCGGCAACCGGATTGCCTGCCTCACTCTCGCGATGGCCGAATCGAGCCGTGGTCGGCCAGGAGTCTTCACTGACCGGCTCGAGTCCGCCCGCCAATGGCTCGCACAGCGTCCGGAGGTCGATCACGACCGGCTCGCCGTCATCGGCTTCTGCCTCGGGGCGGCTTCGCGTTAA
- a CDS encoding DUF4913 domain-containing protein, producing MTAGEDEALQRRMAALEQEHFAMTEQLRRLGDATERNANALDALEDVLTDVSWTPVDDGGDALAEAMAQRQHQLSIVDTSTAPPPPPGPEEAASAAGGVELPDLEQVAAWVQTHIAPMVRKTTTTGEGGGIRWCRQWWHHSEAVDRFTALYLAWQELSAEDSSTWLSVFLRDHLDPHMATLTSPFGPFYACHPRRHSDAVEALDTDQPTPPDRENTS from the coding sequence ATGACGGCCGGCGAGGACGAGGCGTTGCAGCGGCGGATGGCGGCGTTGGAGCAGGAGCACTTCGCTATGACCGAACAGCTGCGCCGCCTCGGCGATGCCACCGAACGCAACGCCAACGCCCTCGACGCCCTCGAAGATGTGTTGACCGACGTGTCGTGGACACCGGTTGACGACGGTGGTGATGCGCTGGCGGAAGCGATGGCGCAGCGTCAGCACCAGCTCAGCATCGTCGACACCAGCACAGCGCCACCCCCACCCCCCGGGCCCGAGGAGGCAGCGTCGGCTGCTGGTGGGGTCGAGTTGCCCGACCTGGAGCAGGTGGCGGCGTGGGTACAGACCCATATCGCGCCGATGGTGCGCAAGACCACCACCACCGGCGAAGGCGGCGGGATCCGCTGGTGCCGCCAGTGGTGGCACCACAGTGAGGCCGTCGACCGGTTCACCGCACTGTATTTGGCCTGGCAGGAACTGTCCGCCGAAGACTCAAGCACCTGGCTCTCGGTGTTCCTGCGCGACCATCTGGACCCACACATGGCGACGCTGACCTCACCCTTCGGCCCCTTCTACGCCTGCCACCCCCGCCGCCACAGCGACGCTGTCGAAGCCCTGGACACCGACCAACCCACACCGCCAGACCGGGAGAACACCTCATGA
- a CDS encoding dienelactone hydrolase family protein, which yields MTGSSPPANGSHSVRRSITTGSPSSASASGRLRVNLCRHRCARSPRSFSELRARTHTSGALSGSCPVVASYGRRDLVYGRHAHRLVNELTEHDIDHDVKVYGEAGHSFLTRGHHPLGRLVFLPLRLGYHEDSAADAWDRIFWFFDRHVQAGTQDENTEPESP from the coding sequence CTGACCGGCTCGAGTCCGCCCGCCAATGGCTCGCACAGCGTCCGGAGGTCGATCACGACCGGCTCGCCGTCATCGGCTTCTGCCTCGGGGCGGCTTCGCGTTAACCTTTGCCGCCACCGATGCGCCCGGTCTCCGCGCAGCTTCAGTGAACTACGGGCACGTACCCACACATCGGGTGCTCTGTCCGGCAGTTGCCCGGTTGTCGCCTCCTATGGCCGCCGGGATCTCGTCTACGGACGGCACGCACACCGGTTGGTCAACGAATTGACCGAGCACGACATCGATCACGATGTCAAAGTCTATGGGGAGGCTGGGCACTCGTTCTTGACGAGAGGACATCACCCGCTCGGCCGGCTGGTCTTCCTCCCGCTGCGCCTTGGCTATCACGAAGACTCAGCGGCCGACGCCTGGGATCGTATTTTCTGGTTCTTCGATCGGCACGTACAGGCAGGAACGCAGGACGAGAACACAGAGCCAGAAAGCCCTTAG
- a CDS encoding DUF305 domain-containing protein has protein sequence MLQLRESLTSARRSRAGRSPRDFAQPGVASPRSRSTAAHPADQPQHSPSASSCSPCLPKLGREPCGSAGRGGEQTLRRIEGLEGEDFDLLMSTNFIRHHLTLLPRADRCTDVAFHEKLRALCDTMYQGQLREIETLTEIIEDHIPR, from the coding sequence ATGCTGCAACTTCGAGAATCTCTGACGTCAGCCCGAAGATCTCGTGCAGGACGATCACCCCGGGACTTTGCTCAGCCTGGGGTTGCTTCGCCAAGGTCGCGCTCCACTGCTGCCCACCCTGCAGATCAACCTCAACATTCTCCCAGCGCAAGCTCGTGCTCGCCGTGCCTCCCGAAGCTAGGTCGGGAACCTTGCGGGAGTGCGGGGCGCGGCGGCGAGCAGACGCTGCGCCGCATTGAAGGGCTGGAGGGAGAGGACTTCGATCTCTTGATGTCCACAAACTTCATTCGCCACCACTTGACGCTGCTCCCTCGTGCTGATCGCTGTACTGACGTGGCGTTCCACGAAAAGCTCCGGGCCCTGTGCGACACGATGTACCAGGGCCAGCTCCGGGAGATCGAAACATTGACGGAGATCATCGAAGATCACATTCCGCGCTGA
- a CDS encoding F510_1955 family glycosylhydrolase: MQVTKPRWQGTRLAVVLRWLAVAGSAALLAAGCGASSDSGSQADQQAGSPNLGHVHGLGINPADGQLYVASHHGLFLVTEQDRPEQIAGLTQDFMGFTVAGPDYFLASGHPGPQDPDLPPHLGLTESTDAGQTWQSVSLSGEVDFHALEAAHGAVYGYDSQSGQIMVSTDQHTWDRRAALSLADIAVSPAEPEIVLATTEQGPMQSTDGGNTFAPISDAPILVFVDWLAADRLLGVAPDGTVYASGDAGTSWTKQSTVSASPQAILAHGESDVYVATAEAIHRSSDNGKTFQVFQTLN, encoded by the coding sequence GTGCAGGTGACGAAACCACGGTGGCAAGGCACACGGTTGGCAGTGGTTCTCAGATGGCTCGCGGTGGCAGGATCCGCGGCGCTGCTGGCAGCTGGATGCGGAGCAAGCTCGGACTCTGGTTCTCAAGCCGATCAGCAAGCCGGGTCGCCCAATCTGGGGCACGTTCACGGGCTCGGTATCAATCCGGCGGACGGTCAGCTGTACGTGGCGAGCCATCATGGGCTGTTCCTGGTGACCGAGCAGGACCGGCCGGAACAGATCGCCGGCCTCACCCAGGACTTTATGGGATTCACCGTCGCCGGCCCTGATTACTTCCTCGCAAGCGGGCACCCGGGACCGCAGGATCCGGACTTACCACCCCATCTGGGGTTGACCGAGAGCACTGACGCCGGTCAGACCTGGCAATCTGTCTCACTGTCCGGCGAGGTTGACTTCCACGCGCTGGAGGCTGCACACGGAGCCGTCTACGGTTACGACAGCCAGTCGGGCCAGATCATGGTCAGCACGGACCAACACACTTGGGACCGCCGTGCGGCGCTGTCACTGGCCGACATCGCGGTGTCACCCGCCGAGCCCGAGATCGTTCTCGCCACCACCGAACAGGGCCCGATGCAAAGCACCGACGGCGGGAACACGTTCGCTCCGATCAGTGACGCTCCCATACTGGTGTTCGTGGACTGGCTCGCCGCAGACCGGCTCCTGGGTGTCGCCCCCGACGGCACGGTCTATGCCAGCGGCGACGCTGGCACCAGCTGGACCAAGCAGAGCACCGTGTCCGCGAGCCCACAAGCGATCCTGGCCCACGGCGAGTCCGACGTGTACGTCGCCACCGCCGAGGCCATCCACCGATCCAGTGACAACGGCAAGACCTTCCAGGTGTTCCAAACACTCAACTGA
- a CDS encoding SCO6880 family protein → MSETRTYGGWRPRRGFGIGNLSEAQTVVMAGCVLVPLCVWMVVVSVGLPLLVMPIVTGVAVVVAVLALIPHRTHGTSLGGALVMWIRTHTARRKGWAEWETGVFTRHPRRNELPGVLAPIMPLSTHDGLGQPYGLLWDRRTGRLTASVRVAPVGTVLADPERTDVWIGSFAAWQATLGYEPTVDWVSIVVESAPSSGTELADYVADRLDPAAPPVARDTMIAVAEAHRGATADITTRVNITFQPERARPAPQDDAERVAEVSRALAGLERDLPLCGVASMGRATAAHWTHWLRSAYDPNARGDLARLSADDQLLAWSDAGPVRAQAHVDHYWHDSGWSVSWAMAALPNQNVTSNILAPLVTPGRYHRRVCITYQPFSADQAADVVTREASGSSFRRQLRRRRGLDDTARDRVDEARAQQAADEEAHGAGVGLWGMYVTTTVDDLRELPDAIADVESRARNAKLRLRRCWGWQHAGFAASLGVGIYPPELSTRGRWA, encoded by the coding sequence ATGAGTGAGACCCGCACCTATGGAGGATGGCGACCGCGCCGCGGGTTCGGGATCGGCAATCTCAGCGAGGCCCAGACCGTCGTGATGGCCGGCTGCGTCCTCGTCCCGCTTTGTGTCTGGATGGTCGTGGTCAGCGTGGGTCTTCCGCTGCTGGTGATGCCCATTGTGACCGGCGTGGCCGTCGTGGTGGCGGTGCTGGCCCTCATCCCGCACCGCACCCACGGCACGTCACTGGGCGGGGCATTGGTGATGTGGATACGCACCCACACCGCCCGACGCAAGGGCTGGGCCGAGTGGGAGACCGGTGTGTTCACCCGCCACCCACGCCGCAACGAGTTGCCGGGCGTGTTGGCGCCGATCATGCCGTTATCCACGCATGACGGTCTGGGCCAGCCGTATGGGCTGCTGTGGGATCGCCGCACGGGACGCCTGACCGCGAGTGTGCGGGTGGCGCCGGTGGGCACGGTCCTGGCCGACCCCGAGCGCACGGACGTGTGGATCGGTTCGTTCGCCGCGTGGCAAGCCACCCTCGGCTACGAACCCACCGTCGACTGGGTCTCCATCGTCGTGGAGTCCGCCCCGTCCAGCGGCACCGAACTGGCCGACTACGTCGCCGACCGTCTCGACCCAGCCGCCCCGCCCGTGGCCCGCGACACCATGATCGCCGTGGCGGAGGCACATCGGGGCGCCACCGCCGACATCACCACCCGGGTCAACATCACTTTCCAACCGGAGCGGGCCCGGCCCGCGCCGCAAGACGACGCCGAGCGCGTCGCCGAAGTCTCTCGAGCTCTGGCGGGGCTGGAGCGGGACTTGCCGTTGTGTGGGGTGGCCAGCATGGGACGGGCCACGGCTGCGCACTGGACACACTGGCTGCGCTCGGCCTACGACCCCAACGCCCGCGGGGACCTGGCCCGCCTGTCCGCCGACGACCAGCTGCTGGCGTGGTCGGATGCCGGGCCGGTGCGCGCGCAAGCGCACGTGGACCATTACTGGCACGACAGCGGCTGGTCGGTGAGTTGGGCGATGGCGGCCTTGCCCAACCAAAACGTCACCAGCAACATCCTCGCGCCCTTGGTCACCCCCGGCCGCTACCACCGCCGGGTCTGCATCACCTATCAGCCGTTCTCCGCCGACCAGGCCGCCGACGTGGTCACCCGGGAAGCCTCCGGCAGCAGCTTCCGCCGCCAGCTACGCCGCCGACGTGGTCTGGATGACACCGCCCGGGATCGCGTGGACGAAGCCCGCGCTCAACAAGCAGCGGACGAAGAAGCGCACGGCGCGGGCGTGGGGCTGTGGGGGATGTATGTGACCACCACGGTGGACGACCTGCGGGAGCTGCCTGATGCCATCGCCGATGTCGAAAGCCGTGCCCGCAACGCCAAACTACGTCTACGCCGCTGCTGGGGCTGGCAGCACGCCGGATTCGCTGCCTCCCTCGGCGTGGGCATCTACCCGCCGGAGCTGTCCACACGAGGCAGGTGGGCATGA
- a CDS encoding type IV secretory system conjugative DNA transfer family protein produces the protein MTSPNTRQHASGAMPVMPWVIVAGMGLVFVVIAALWVAATVAAGAGFTPPDYGQVLSALKNDGVAGLIGPQGSRLLFYGTLSVQAVLVLAATVAVAVLVTRRRRPRNGLQAMVSRKAFADLQQPEMAKRAQGLRPSLAETKTSALSAREIGAALGDVSGATLFKSHEDVALVICGPRSNKTSAKVVPDIIAAPGPVVATSNKPDVWVLTAGLRNRVGPVWLFDPQRITYQPQGFWWNPLTGVRDVESAARLASYFMREVGGGSGSNDRADPFFTPAAAKTLRQLLLAAACSQHTLRDVVLWVATRAEEPAVYLHNAGFAAQAASLRSTLELPPETKGGIFEGVATALACLDSEELLRWVTPPATWENPPRGTKSVPELNLWELITTIGDQHPTLYLLSREGEGSGRPIVAAIVGELIDIAVKAASARGGRLDPPITLQLDECANIVRLPELPNWMSWFGSLGLMVTVVLQSREQGRSVWGKEGFDALWSAATIKTIGAGVQDADFTEDLSRLVGDHKVEETSTSYSAGGQSVSRSLRTERIMTAADIAALPRTRALLFTSGRRPALLTLHPWYAEPDEEKEQITTHAHQATAQVQQAAISALGPDNPVAAALMNERADAVGERR, from the coding sequence ATGACCAGCCCCAATACCCGCCAGCACGCCAGCGGCGCCATGCCCGTGATGCCGTGGGTCATCGTCGCCGGCATGGGGCTGGTGTTCGTCGTGATCGCCGCGTTGTGGGTCGCCGCCACCGTCGCGGCCGGCGCCGGGTTCACGCCCCCCGACTATGGGCAGGTCCTGAGTGCGCTGAAGAACGACGGTGTGGCCGGGCTGATCGGACCACAGGGTTCCCGGCTGCTGTTCTACGGCACACTGTCGGTGCAGGCAGTGCTCGTGTTGGCCGCGACGGTTGCCGTGGCAGTGCTGGTGACACGGCGCCGACGGCCGCGCAACGGACTGCAGGCGATGGTCTCCCGCAAAGCGTTCGCCGATCTGCAGCAGCCCGAGATGGCCAAACGCGCGCAGGGCTTGCGGCCGTCGCTGGCCGAGACCAAGACCAGCGCACTCTCGGCGCGGGAGATCGGCGCGGCACTGGGGGATGTGTCCGGGGCGACCCTGTTCAAATCCCACGAGGATGTCGCACTGGTGATCTGCGGGCCCCGCAGCAACAAGACCTCCGCCAAGGTGGTGCCCGACATCATCGCCGCCCCGGGCCCGGTGGTCGCCACCAGCAACAAGCCCGACGTGTGGGTGCTGACCGCAGGGCTGCGAAACCGAGTAGGGCCAGTGTGGCTGTTCGACCCGCAACGCATCACCTACCAGCCGCAAGGGTTCTGGTGGAACCCCCTGACCGGGGTGCGCGACGTGGAATCCGCGGCCCGGCTGGCGAGCTACTTCATGCGGGAAGTCGGCGGCGGCAGCGGCAGCAACGACCGAGCCGACCCGTTTTTCACCCCCGCGGCGGCCAAGACACTGCGGCAACTGCTGCTGGCGGCCGCGTGCTCGCAGCACACACTGCGCGACGTGGTGCTGTGGGTGGCGACCCGCGCTGAGGAACCCGCCGTCTACCTCCACAACGCGGGCTTCGCCGCACAAGCCGCCAGTCTGCGCTCCACCCTGGAGCTGCCACCCGAAACCAAAGGCGGAATCTTCGAAGGGGTCGCCACCGCCCTGGCATGCCTGGATTCCGAAGAACTGCTGCGGTGGGTGACCCCGCCCGCCACCTGGGAGAACCCGCCACGCGGCACGAAATCAGTGCCCGAGCTCAACCTGTGGGAACTGATCACCACCATCGGCGACCAGCACCCGACGCTGTATCTGCTCTCCCGCGAAGGCGAAGGCAGCGGTCGCCCCATCGTGGCCGCCATCGTCGGCGAACTCATCGACATCGCGGTCAAAGCCGCCAGCGCCCGCGGCGGTCGCCTCGACCCGCCGATCACCCTGCAACTGGACGAGTGCGCCAACATCGTGCGCCTGCCAGAGCTACCGAACTGGATGAGTTGGTTCGGCTCGCTCGGGCTGATGGTCACCGTCGTGCTCCAGTCCCGCGAACAAGGCCGCTCGGTCTGGGGCAAGGAAGGCTTCGACGCACTGTGGTCGGCCGCCACGATCAAAACCATCGGCGCCGGCGTGCAGGACGCCGACTTCACCGAAGACCTCTCCCGACTGGTCGGAGACCACAAAGTCGAGGAAACCTCGACGTCGTACTCCGCCGGCGGGCAGTCGGTGTCGAGGTCCCTGCGCACCGAGCGGATCATGACCGCGGCCGACATCGCCGCCCTGCCCCGCACCCGCGCGTTGCTGTTCACCTCCGGCCGCCGCCCGGCGTTGCTGACACTGCATCCCTGGTATGCCGAGCCCGACGAGGAAAAAGAGCAGATCACCACCCACGCCCACCAAGCCACGGCTCAGGTGCAGCAGGCCGCGATCTCGGCGCTGGGACCGGACAACCCGGTGGCCGCGGCGTTGATGAACGAACGCGCCGATGCAGTCGGGGAGCGGCGATGA
- a CDS encoding BlaI/MecI/CopY family transcriptional regulator codes for MRGLGDLEAAVMDVLWQAEEPIKVREVLEQLDTGKKLAYTTVMTVLDNLYRKKWVDRELHGKAYYYEPAFSREEAAVQALRDVLGASADREAVLMHFIASVSDEETDLLRSALRKKRIRRR; via the coding sequence ATGCGCGGGCTGGGTGACCTCGAGGCCGCCGTGATGGACGTGCTCTGGCAAGCCGAGGAACCGATCAAGGTCCGAGAGGTGCTGGAGCAGCTGGACACCGGCAAAAAACTTGCCTACACCACCGTTATGACGGTGCTGGACAACCTGTATCGCAAGAAGTGGGTTGATCGGGAACTGCACGGCAAGGCTTACTACTACGAACCGGCGTTCAGCCGCGAGGAGGCCGCCGTACAGGCTCTGCGCGATGTGCTCGGCGCTTCGGCTGACCGGGAAGCCGTCCTGATGCACTTCATCGCCTCGGTCTCCGACGAGGAGACCGACCTACTACGGAGCGCCCTGCGCAAGAAGCGGATCCGCAGGCGATGA